GCCTCTGGTTTGTATACAACCACGTAACTGGTCATTACCTATCTGAATTCCCAACTCACTAAAAGATTTGCTACCAGTAATGCAAGGCAATGTTgccttgaaaaatatacttgaGATCAGGAAACAATTCATCACCAAACTAAGTTGTGGGAACTATGAACCATAACCTGGCAATCAATGTTCCGAAATGTGAAGCACAACGAACCAGATGTCCACGAGTATAAAAAGAGAATAATTCACGAGTATGATAGCAAAGGACAATGCAATTCAATTTCCAGTTTTTTAAGGCAAAAAGGGCTAAACATTGTACTAATAAATACTGAAACCATCATCAATCATCTGATGTATATATCGAACATGCAACCGGCGACAAACCTAACATATTGAGTATATATGAAGGTAGGGTAAGAACATCCACTAGCTAAGTCTAACAAAAGAAATATTCCCCCTAAAATCATGATTCGATAAAGATTACCATTCAGATGGTTGTAAGTGGAAATCATGGAAAAATTTTGCACTCGAGCTATTTTTCCATACATTTTCTAGCTGCTTCATACCAGCAGTTTCAAGGATTGAAAGCACACTTAACCAATAACTTTCACACATAATTAACCTGTCTCAAATTGATCAAATTAAATGCTGTAAAAAGAgcctttcttttttaataaatactAATCAACCATGTTACTTTAAAGACCATGAAACAATTAAAACAAAGTTACATGCCTTGGACAAAAGGTATGCTGTGCGACCCACACCTATAGCAAGAGTCCACAACTACAATTAATCTAACAGGTTGCAATTAATCTCTCTCCTACAGCAAGAGTCTTTGGAATGAAGTCCCGTGCCATGGCTGTTGGAGTTCTATTCCTAGACTAGCAGGTTGCAATTAATCTCTCTCCTCCTATTCATTCTCTCTAATTTGTTTTGGTGGGAATTAATACTATATGTTTCCTAAACGCTACATTCATCAATTGAAAGTAGCTAATTGAacgaggaaaatgatttttccaCACATTATGGGACATATATATAAGATATATCAGAGCCTTATATAACACTTAAGACCTGCACTTCACAGTTTCAGCAAATTGAAGCAACAAAATCTCTATATTTTCAGCAGTTTATCTATaaacaaaacatatttttcaTATGATGGAACATGGAGATCATTAACACAAGCAATCAGGCATGCATTTATCATCTAAGAGAATTAATTCAATATGAAGGAGGGAATGAACATTACCCCGGCGAAGAGTCCATAATAACTTGACTAGCAGGCCACGCGATGGTAGTACAGCATCAACGACATAGGTCAGATCACTTGTAGGCCTCCAAAGAAACACTTTGCTACATCCACCCAAACTTTCATTGAGTTAGGTCCGATCAGAACACAATGACATCTTTCATTTGGATCACTTGAAGACCAACGCCCCTCAGCAACTATGTCTCCCGTCCCCATCCAATCTAGCAACTTGCACTTGATATTCTGACTGATGTTCACAATCTTTACCAACAAATTGATATAACAAAATTAAACAATGATAACAACATATTTCAACAAACAAAACTCCAGTATTAAACATCAAAGACCTGCACTTACTTCTATTGTCAAAGAATATACCTCATAATTCAATGCAACAATGTAATCTGTGGTATTTTTTACCCTTCAGCATCTTTTATGCAACAATGTAAGATTATGCTATTTTTGCAAATGGTAAAGTAAACATTTTTTTACCGAGGGAGAAACAATGGGTGTAGTTGGTGTTCCGTCAAATGTTGCCGAAATTTGAACCTAGAAAGTTCAAAAACGGAACAAATAAAACGTTGTTACTCAAAGTAATCCGAAATGACCACCAATGAAAAAATGATAAGCTACTTACTTGGCTTTTCTTCCACTCGTCAACTGTATTTTTCATATCTGCCATTTGAGACTTCAACTGAACATTTTCTTTACGTAGTTCATCAAATTGACCATTCATTTGTGATAATATAGTCAATCTTGTTAGTGTCACTCCTTTTTCAAATCTTCTTAACCGGCCACGCTTCTAGGGACCAAGCACTTGAGAAAGAGCATCTTCTTTTGGATTAGTTGAAGATGAGTTTGGTTTATCCCGTTCAATTTTTTCCATCTGTTTCTAAAAATGGCATAACAATAAACCAATGTAAATGACTACGACCAGACTGTGAACATATATAACCAATAAAACACACATATAAAGAATGAGCCATGGCCTTACAAtcttttgagcaatttttttgtttgcggGTTGACCTTTCTTGTTTGTATGTCCATCAGCCCAAACAACAGCTCTACTTATGGAGGacacctctttttttctttttctatagtAAAAACAAATATCTGGTCAGAATTGAAGTTATAGTTTATGAATGTGAAGTACAATGATCTTTGATAATGAACAAAATAATAGAGGTATTACCAGCTCAGCAGTCAACCATGCATATCCCTTACGACTCATAGTATGCTGCAGCTCCAACTGTTTCTGTCTCATACCTTTGAATTTATTGCTTCTAACCTAAACTCAAGAATAAACTAAAATCACAACCATTCTTTTGATATAAATCAGTAGGGAACCACTGGAATTCCAGTTATAATGGCCAGCCTTACTTCTATCTTGGTTAGCTGACTACGACAACTTAGCTACCGTAAAAACTATAAAACAAAAGCAGGAACTAGTAGAAAAAAGAGTACAAACTAGCATCAAGATCAGCTGAAATCAGTATCAAAACTGCagcaaaaatagaaagaaaacacACCCACAAATTAGTCATAGCCTAGCATGGGCATGCCCCTATTTAGACCATATGTGAGCTAGTCCGTGACTGGGTTGTCCCTCGGGCTGTTTAAGCTTTCCTAGGGGGCTTGTCCCTAGTTTCCTTCAATCTACTTTGATTTTCAAACTATGTCCATGATAGATCTCTGTGTgccctgctgctgctgtttgCTGCTGGTTGTTTGCAGCAAGCAGGTATCCTACTGCTGTGCTATCAGTCACTTATAGTATGTACTATACAGAATATGCTGCTACTGCTGTTTTGCTACTACTACTGCTGTTCTACTTGCTGCTACTGTTGCTGCTAGTTGCTACTCTCGGGATACCTATCAGTCGCTACCACTTACAACCATGTCTTTTATAAATGCTTAGCTGCTGCTACTTTCCAACTGTGCACACTTCAGTTGCTGCTATAGTTCTATTAGTCCAGCCGCTGCTGCTATTTTGGTACTCAATTGTGAGATGatgtttgttgttgttgacTGCTATATTGGTGGCAAATGGCTACTGTTTTGGTACTCAATTATGGCTATTGCTATAATGGCCAGCCTTACATCTATCTTGGTTAGCTATGACTACGACAACTTAGGTACCGTAAAAACTATAAAACAGGAGCAAGAAATAGTGGAAAAAAGAGTACAAACCAGCATCAAAATCAGCTGAAACCAGTATCAAAGCTGCAACAAAAACAGCAAGAAAACACACCAACAAGCAGCACTAAAAACTTCTAAAAGATGCTATAAAAGCTTTTAACATACAGCAGCATATAATAGCAAACAGTAACAGCAGGCACAGCTACAAAAATAGCAAACCAAGATGAACTGAACATGCTTTATTCTTTTgagagaatgaaaaaaaatcaggaaTAAAGGGGAGTATGGACAGGGTGCACATACCTTGAATTGTTCACTAgtcttttccttcacaaaatccTTCCAATCTTGTAGCGATTTGATGTTATCAAGCTGTAGCTTTAGCCTTTCTTCCTCATTTGAAGCATTTCTTACTTTTCTGACTAATGTCGACTTTGAGGCTCTCCAATCTTCATTCATTCTCTGAAAAACCATTTCTCTATGCCATTCTTCATGAAGATTGAATCTCACCTAAAAATTTGAATGTAACTTGCATgattttctataatttttacATCTAGAAGAGTAAAAGTATGTGAATAAAGAGAGTTGAAATAATGACACTAcatttggttggatggaattaTGTAACTAAAAGCATTATACTTGGGCACTATACCATACCTTAACGGATCGCCATAGGATTTCTGCCATTCCCGTAGGAAGCTTTCGCCAATCTGAAATTGTATATGGTACAATCTCTCGAACTAGAGGTCCTAAGAAAGAAGACAACTTGATTGATCCATCACCGATTGGTTGACCATTCTCGTCAAACTTAACTTCAATCCGACTACCTCCATCTACAGCAATCGTTTTCAGCTTGGTAGGGCCTCTTTTGCATTTGAGATTTTGTGACACTGTTGAAGGGATTGCAGGAGTTGCTGTAGAATTTTGCATTGGATATGATTGTACTTCAGAAATATTACATAAAAAGAGTACTAAGAAGAAATAAACTCTTAACACTATTACTCACCCACGGAGCCAACAACCGTATGTGGGCTGCAAAACATGTCAGTTTGTTCAGTAGGTGATGTGGGGAGCTACTGAGCTTGGGTCGCTCCCTGGGAGCTGCCACCATCTTCTTGAgttgtttgtgattttttcaaaagttgTGCACTAGAACaacccttcttctttcttggaccCGTACCTTTCACCTGAAAACATAAAAGAAGCAATGCATGAATGAAAGAGAGCGAACAACATTGTAATGCGCACGTAAATAATAGAAAGAGCATGTATATGCACCAATTTGCACCCCAAAGCCAAGAATCTCACGCACACACTATATAGCAGAACCACCAACCAAATTCTGACTATAGAATTCTATAGGTTCGGAGTTAGATTCCGAGACTACAACCATTAAAAAGTACACTCTCAGAACATCAatctcgatataaaatttgccctaaaCGGAGTCCGAATGACCAAGATAGGCTCAAATAAAgttacacatctaaaacagaaatcacagttccagcagaacagtctacgatcgaatgctcattaaaaatcacatactcaatattttccaataattccaacaccaaaacatcaccaattgatcagtGTTTAAGACTCAGGAGAACTCATAGTCAGTAAGTACATTTAACtatgaaaaaattgatgaagaacaTAGCTCCAAAAACTGCCCAGACTTCCAGAATTACCAAACCATCAACTTCGGAACAAAAACTGATTTTTCCTAGAAGGAACTAAGGCACAAACCTTACATATTTAGAAAGTTATGTAAGTCTAGTTTCacaatcaagaaacggtgcgtaaaaccgatacccgagctaggAGATATGTCCGTTTTCTTAAGACGTGTCAGTGCTGCCAGCACAGACGCGAACGAGACACCAGTTTGgttcatgatttttatctttttccacactTCTCAAacaattctgaaatttttacagcataaactaAACTAACAGAGGCATCTACagtaaaattataaaaaaataacattatcgGCACATCGATGAGAAAAATTCGTCAAAACAGGACAGATTATCATTATGCATAGCAGATTTCAAAATTCCATAGCAAGTCGAGTTCTTGACGGTTTTCAACGATTCCAGTGGCTATAGACCGAGATGAGAGTGTTCTTTAAATCTCAAGAAGGAATCAAAATCCAATTCACAATCTAAGAACAAAAAATCAACCCAGAACAGACCCCTTGCAACCTGTCTCAAAATCTGCTGTGCAAACACAAACATAAGTAAAGAGACTAAAAAGTACGTACTGAAATTGAGGTTCCTAGCTTCCCCCGTcgctcttcatcttcttctttccaccgtctctctctctctctctctctctctctctctctctctctcttctaacGTTGAAACAACTCCTCCCCTgatggatttcttttttttttttctttgttttaaaaggaacacacacacacacccctcagcacacacacggcacacatgcacaattctaaaaaaattgcactttagtcCTTTAAGTTGAAAGTATAACATAAAAGCGCCTCATATATTAAGGGTGTtacctgttcaaaaaaaatattaagggtgttacaaaaacacacaaaaggggtggtttttactttttagagttGCAGCTGCTGCTGTGGCTCTAACGGTCTCTGTCTTTTCTGAGTTGAAACCATGCTGTCATAAATACTGGATGTTGCTTCAAGGTGAACCTTTGGTGATTTCATTTTTCCTGCTATCATTGGGAGTTTGCTGCTATTTTCAGATCCTATTTCAGTATGGAGGTGCTAAATGGATTACCTTAGCTCCTACAAAAACCAATTGATGCTACATCTTTGGGATTGGCCACTAAGTTATTGGGGGTTTAACCAATAGTTATGATGTATAAGAATACATACACCATATTGAGACATTCTTGGCTTAGGGATTTCataaagaagaagcaaaaaggGGACCACAGACAAAAGATCACTTGgaataaataaattagggaCCCTTTTTTGAGCTATTCATTACTCTAATCGAACATGCAACCATAtcacaaaaaagacaaaacaaagcaaagccCAAATTCCTATACACAACAAggccgattgaaaaaaaaaagtccacacTTCCAAACAAACTTAAACTACAGTATAAAGTTTAGTCACGTGGGTAAGTGTAAAATATAAATAACCAAGTCAaacaagacaagaaaaaaaaatatatgaaatcCTAACTTGCATCAGAGACTCAGAGTCCAAGAAAAACTTAAACTACAGTATAAAGTTTCTTGTACTGAGGCATAGCATGCAAAGCCCCAGGTAACATGATATTAATCGGATGAAAGGAAACATATAAAAGCCCTAATGATCTTCTTGTGTTTTCCAGGCAAAATCGTACTGAATATTAAGCCCTAGTCTGTAAGAATCAAGGAAAATCGAACAGAACCTGTTTAGGGCTTCTCTGTTTGCTGACTCTTTGCCGCAATTGGTGCAACaagtttgcttctttctttATACGAATTAGGGATCTAgcacaaaaagagagaaaaaaaagggaaatcaTACAAGAAGAATATTTGATGGAAAAACAACTCACGATTGAAACCCAGAAGAATCGAACTCATGCTGAAATCTGATACGAAGTGAATAGAGAGGAAGACTAGTGCAAATCTGTCGATCAACCCATCTAAACCAAACTCACGCTGTAGACCTCTTGATGACCTAACGACTGAAATATTGAAAGAGATTGAAATATTTTGAGGGAAATACCGTGAACTGGCGCCCAAAATTTAGAGAgggaaaaggggaaaagagAGTGGCGCCTAAAATTGGTAGAACGCTATGGTAGAGTTATGAACACGCTgttgttgtaacgccccgaattttgggtacattaaaaagacaatttcattgaaaaaacctcaaaatagagtctggctcttattacaacaaactcctacaagagttcaatatttacacatttgaagggggttctagggttcctaactacagctcctcctgctcctccatcctagccagctcctcagctccaaaagcctccaaggtgtactgttcatcttgatcatctacaaggtctgacacattataccagcgtcgccaccgatataatatgtcagggtcaccaaaaaagacaacaccatgagctacaaaagctcagcagaacaatcccatacccactaacccataacttacaaacaacaagttaaacaaacatcgatttccacatgatacatgtatacacagctaacaatgatACATCCActttcgttaatcaactatcgttggtgtccaagattttctttgtttctcctacgcgactcatcatagactgtgtcaacattttcatttacaaatcaacctttcaaaaaccactttgtttaaacacacccaacctttcaaaatcatttgcattggctccataccgcgaataaccaagctacacacccaacctcggttccgccgttccgggttcccgagtatcctcacaatggttccgccatcccgggtttccattggcacacaaaaacatttgcattggctccgtaccgcggataaccaagccatccctcaccatggttccgccgctccggtctcccatgggaacgcacacatttcaaaaccctcggttccgccgctccgggttcccgagtatcctacaatggttccgccgctctgggttcccaattggggttttcgaaatctaaaaacctcggttccgccgctccgggttcccaagtatccccacaatgattccgccactccgggttttcattgggtttttcaacacacaccacacaatgggctaccatgtccggccacattgcggtttccaaaacttttcacccttttcaaatgtttcttttacgcacgcacacaactcacataatgccacccaaaatcgatcattatgttgtttcaaaatatttccttcctcgaaaaacatttcccttCATTAACcataccctaggtgtcatgttcctactttctcgattctcgtgtctcgtttacatgcaaagactccgcggtaggacaaaaataagcaggAATCATTCCAACAAGATCAttcaattctatattacttatcacgctcaatcatcacttatagcataacgccacatgtatggacgcccttggagtgtatcacttatgctttattcaaagcacaacgccacatgtacggacgtctttggagtgaaatcacttatgctttatcacaccacaagtaatacaagcaattcatacaTGCATACCCATAATCatctttaaagatcaaaatacaaatacttaaagtaaataggtaaccgtttagcaattcaaaacaataacgttatacttgagtaagcaagtaaataggaagtaagtaaggattttcttactttctaacatacggttctatacgtagagttaggggcaaggggttctaccttacttcttggcggtagtaacggcttacggatggtaatcggcggtcggacggagtaacctcctacggtggtctccggtagcttcgaaagagaaaggtttctctcgaaacttctacttgactaacactactctactttatggatcgaagggtggtcgggtggcggtttagtggtggcttaggttgagtttcttgaagaactcaagaacactcaagaacaaaataagaacaaaagaaagaacaaagaa
The sequence above is drawn from the Rhododendron vialii isolate Sample 1 chromosome 6a, ASM3025357v1 genome and encodes:
- the LOC131330327 gene encoding uncharacterized protein LOC131330327 yields the protein MFCSPHTVVGSVATPAIPSTVSQNLKCKRGPTKLKTIAVDGGSRIEVKFDENGQPIGDGSIKLSSFLGPLVREIVPYTISDWRKLPTGMAEILWRSVKVRFNLHEEWHREMVFQRMNEDWRASKSTLVRKVRNASNEEERLKLQLDNIKSLQDWKDFVKEKTSEQFKVRSNKFKGMRQKQLELQHTMSRKGYAWLTAELKKKKRGVLHK